A window of Phoenix dactylifera cultivar Barhee BC4 unplaced genomic scaffold, palm_55x_up_171113_PBpolish2nd_filt_p 000771F, whole genome shotgun sequence contains these coding sequences:
- the LOC120107129 gene encoding protein ACCELERATED CELL DEATH 6-like → MLAKGVDSSGRIPLHYAALYGHHDTVKLLLKHDPSTAYQPDANGSFPIHIAASRGNVPIIDQILKQCPGTDELLDEWGRNFLHVAFKRGKLDVVKKIISKRPDLRKLLNDEDNAHSYEDTSCLLSVTLEGNTVLHIVANRGHLEIAKKICRKEISLLVAANTRLDTPLYCAARAGDDKMVSLIIQFAREGEIEKKRVLRAKNRDEANALHEAAKYNHRSVAKVLMEEDAGLASMPNSIGMSPLYLAIAAGSLDVAKALLRSSSSEKASPASYGGPNKKTALHAAVLLSREITEDILQWKPMLAKGVDCSGRIPLHYVASDGHHDMAKLLLKHDPSTAFLSDANGLFPIHIAAMMGNITIVDQILKQCPDADELLDQDGKNFLHVAFESGKLDVVRKIISKRPDLKKLLNDQDNKGNTPLHTAVKYNDQGSVHFLLRDKTVCINVINHDGFTPLDLAYSMSVEDQQFQRNAAEVSYIASCLAFTKAVSGPRELHDSESGKLSTGETKEKLSGDDKFKKLPRIEVDFGRDYVLVSLLIATVTFAAGFTVPGGYVADDHPGRGTAVLAKEYAFKVFLVSDATALVCSLVATSWLIIAGMSTTNIDTRRRANLGAINCLRVASLGMSAAFAMGICVMLPPSCKRVSILLCFIVLGFPLLHGLVSNYDSRSFLKTMSIRQEYRECICPTRHPHDKKRLGLPWPGGRAIWLPLTRLGTYAIFFLLAML, encoded by the exons ATGCTCGCCAAAGGTGTCGATTCCTCTGGAAGAATTCCTCTTCATTATGCAGCTTTATATGGTCATCATGATACGGTGAAGCTATTATTGAAGCACGATCCCTCTACAGCCTACCAACCAGATGCCAATGGCTCATTTCCCATACACATTGCAGCTAGTAGGGGAAACGTTCCTATAATTGATCAGATTTTAAAACAGTGCCCGGGTACAGATGAATTATTAGACGAATGGGGTAGGAATTTTCTTCACGTTGCTTTCAAAAGGGGAAAGTTAGATGTGGTGAAGAAAATTATCTCCAAGAGACCGGACCTCAGGAAGCTGTTAAATGACGAGGATAATGCACACAGCTAT GAAGATACCAGCTGCCTCCTTTCAGTTACATTGGAGGGGAACACGGTCCTCCATATAGTTGCTAACCGAGGACATCTCGAGATTGCCAAGAAGATTTGTCGTAAAGAGATCTCTCTCTTGGTAGCAGCAAACACGAGACTCGACACTCCATTATATTGCGCTGCAAGGGCTGGAGATGACAAGATGGTCTCCCTCATCATCCAGTTTGCAAGGGAGGGCGAGATCGAAAAAAAAAGAGTCCTGAGGGCCAAGAATAGGGATGAGGCAAATGCTTTGCACGAGGCTGCCAAATATAACCATAGGAGTGTGGCCAAAGTATTGATGGAGGAAGATGCTGGACTAGCGTCAATGCCAAATAGTATTGGCATGTCTCCACTCTATCTGGCCATTGCGGCAGGATCCCTCGATGTAGCCAAAGCCTTGCTACGGTCTTCCTCCTCGGAGAAGGCTTCTCCAGCATCTTACGGAGGCCCTAACAAGAAAACGGCGTTGCATGCAGCTGTCCTTCTGAGTCGAG AAATTACTGAAGACATATTGCAATGGAAACCGATGCTCGCCAAAGGTGTGGATTGCTCAGGAAGAATTCCTCTTCATTATGTAGCTTCAGATGGTCATCATGATATGGCGAAGCTATTATTAAAGCACGACCCTTCTACAGCCTTCCTTTCAGATGCCAATGGCTTATTTCCCATCCACATTGCAGCTATGATGGGCAACATTACTATAGTTGATCAGATTTTAAAACAGTGTCCGGATGCAGACGAATTATTAGACCAGGACGGAAAAAATTTTCTTCATGTCGCTTTCGAAAGTGGAAAGTTAGATGTGGTCAGAAAAATTATCTCCAAGAGACCGGATCTCAAGAAGCTGTTAAATGACCAGGATAACAAGGGAAATACGCCGTTACACACGGCTGTTAAATACAATGACCAAGGGAGCGTGCATTTTCTTCTCCGGGACAAAACCGTATGCATCAACGTTATCAACCACGACGGCTTCACCCCTCTCGACTTGGCTTACAGTATGTCGGTTGAAGACCAGCAATTCCAGAGG AATGCAGCAGAAGTTTCATATATTGCTTCGTGCTTGGCTTTTACAAAGGCTGTGTCTGGTCCACGAGAATTGCATGATTCAGAAAGCGGTAAATTATCCACTGGTGAGACCAAAGAGAAACTGTCCGGCGATGATAAGTTCAAAAAATTGCCACGGATAGAGGTGGATTTCGGCAGAGATTACGTGCTTGTTTCGTTGTTGATTGCTACGGTGACATTTGCCGCTGGTTTCACCGTCCCCGGGGGGTACGTAGCCGATGATCATCCAGGCCGTGGCACAGCAGTTCTAGCAAAAGAGTATGCCTTCAAGGTATTCCTAGTCTCAGATGCCACCGCGTTGGTCTGCTCCCTCGTAGCCACATCCTGGCTCATAATTGCAGGAATGTCGACAACTAATATAGATACTCGAAGACGAGCCAATTTGGGGGCTATAAATTGTCTACGGGTGGCATCTTTGGGCATGTCCGCTGCATTCGCGATGGGTATATGCGTAATGTTGCCTCCCAGCTGCAAGCGAGTCAGCATTCTTTTATGCTTCATTGTTCTCGGATTCCCTCTTTTACATGGTTTGGTGAGTAATTATGACTCCCGTAGTTTTCTGAAAACAATGAGCATCAGGCAAGAGTATAGAGAATGTATTTGTCCAACCAGACACCCGCATGATAAGAAACGTCTTGGTTTGCCGTGGCCCGGTGGACGTGCCATTTGGCTGCCGCTTACGAGATTGGGCACTTATGCGATCTTTTTCCTGTTAGCGATGCTCTAG